The DNA sequence CGCCATCCTGAATCAGGCCTGGCTGGCGTGGAACGGCAAACTTCTCCTTCCAGGGGGAACGGATAGTGCCGATTTGCTGGAAGGAAAAGGAACTCATTGGCCGGTCACTTTCAGCGCGGAACCCTGACAGACGGCCTGGCGATAACAGCCCTGCGAGTTACTGACAATTTCGCACTGATGCAGTAACACCGCGTTAGCCTTCATATTTGCGGCACGGATCTGCATTCTCTTGCGCGCAGTATTGATATTTGGCGGTGAGCTTTGTCTGCCCACCTGGCAATCTTCGCCATACACTTCGCCAAGATCGCGGAAGGGTTTGCTTAGCAGATCGTTGGTATCAGTATAAAGTTTTACCGGAGCAGGGCGTGGTGCAGGCTTGGCTCGCACGGGTTCAGTTTGCGCTGCCGGCTTGAAAGGCTCAACGGGCTTATACGGTTTATGCAGCAACGAACACCCTGTCAGCGAAAGGGCTAACAAACAGAGCGGTACAACACGCATGGGAACGTCCTTATGATCGGTAAAAGTGGCGTTATTGAAGCAAGCCCGGGGATAAATAACAAGCGCTTAGAAATGAACAAAGCAGGCAAATGCCTGCTTTGTTGAGGAAGTTAGCAACGGTATCGGCCGATAAGGCGCTACCGCAGGTGGATTACCACCCCTTAACTGCACCGCCGTTGAAAATCTTGTTTGCGGCATTACTGACTTCATCGGACTGATACGCCTGAACGAATTTCTTCACGTTTTCAGCATCTTTGTTGTCTTCACGCGCCACAAGCATATTCACGTAAGGTGAATCTTTATCTTCCACAAAGATGCCATCTTTCGCTGGCGTCAGGTTGATCTGGCTCGCATAGGTGGTGTTGATCACCGCCAGCGCAATTTTTTCATCGTCCAGAGAACGTGGCAGCTGTGGTGCTTCCAGCTCAACCAGCTTGATGTTTTTCGGATTCTCTACCACATCCAGCGAGGTTGGCAGCAGACCAACGCCATCTTTCAGCTTGATCAGACCGACTTTTTGCAGCAGCAGCAGTGAGCGCCCCAGGTTGGTTGGGTCGTTTGGAATCGCGACCTGAGCACCGTTTTGTAACTCATCCAGTGATTTGATTTTCTTTGAATAACCGGCAATCGGATAGACAAAGGTATTGCCTACGGAAACCAGTTTGTAACCGCGATCCTTGATCTGTTGATCCAGGTAAGGCTTGTGCTGGAAAGCGTTAACATCAATATCGCCCTTGCTTAACGCTTCGTTAGGCAGCACGTAATCGTTAAAGGTTACCAGCTCAACGTCCAGACCGTATTTGTCTTTAGCAACTTGCTTAGCCACTTCAGCAACCTGCTGCTCGGCACCGACAATGACGCCCACTTTAATATGGTTTGGATCTTTCGCTTTTTGATCGCAACCAACCAGCGCCAAAGTACCAATCAGCGCGCCCACAGCGGCAAACGTTTTAAAATTAAAAGACATATCCCTTCCTTAATCTGTTCGAACGAACGTTTATTTATGTGTGACCGCACGGACAATGCGGTCGCCACAGAACTGAATCAAATAGACTAAAACGACTAACAGGACCAACACCGTATTCATGACCGTTGCGTTATAACCAATGTAGCCATACTGAATACCAATCTGACCCAGACCGCCAGCACCGACGGCGCCGCCCATTGCTGAATAGCCGACCAGCGTGATGAGCGTAATCGTCGCTGCGTTAATCAGGCCAGGAAGCGCTTCAGGCAGCAGCACTTTCTTAACGATCTGCAAAGGCGTCGCGCCCATTGCTCGTGAAGCTTCAATCAATCCTGCGGGCAGTTCCAGCAGCGTGTTTTCTACCATACGGGCAATAAAGGGCGCGGCTCCGATGGTCAGCGGCACGATAGCGGCCTGCAAGCCAATTGACGTTCCTACAATCATGCGGGTGAATGGAATCATCCACACCAGTAAAATGATAAACGGAATGGCGCGGAAGATATTGACGACGGCCGATAAAAAGCG is a window from the Pantoea sp. CCBC3-3-1 genome containing:
- the rcsF gene encoding Rcs stress response system protein RcsF gives rise to the protein MRVVPLCLLALSLTGCSLLHKPYKPVEPFKPAAQTEPVRAKPAPRPAPVKLYTDTNDLLSKPFRDLGEVYGEDCQVGRQSSPPNINTARKRMQIRAANMKANAVLLHQCEIVSNSQGCYRQAVCQGSALKVTGQ
- a CDS encoding MetQ/NlpA family lipoprotein; this encodes MSFNFKTFAAVGALIGTLALVGCDQKAKDPNHIKVGVIVGAEQQVAEVAKQVAKDKYGLDVELVTFNDYVLPNEALSKGDIDVNAFQHKPYLDQQIKDRGYKLVSVGNTFVYPIAGYSKKIKSLDELQNGAQVAIPNDPTNLGRSLLLLQKVGLIKLKDGVGLLPTSLDVVENPKNIKLVELEAPQLPRSLDDEKIALAVINTTYASQINLTPAKDGIFVEDKDSPYVNMLVAREDNKDAENVKKFVQAYQSDEVSNAANKIFNGGAVKGW
- a CDS encoding methionine ABC transporter permease MetI gives rise to the protein MSEAMILLLCRGVWETLVMTFVSGFFGFVIGLPLGVLLYVTRPGQIIENRALYRFLSAVVNIFRAIPFIILLVWMIPFTRMIVGTSIGLQAAIVPLTIGAAPFIARMVENTLLELPAGLIEASRAMGATPLQIVKKVLLPEALPGLINAATITLITLVGYSAMGGAVGAGGLGQIGIQYGYIGYNATVMNTVLVLLVVLVYLIQFCGDRIVRAVTHK